The Pseudomonas multiresinivorans DNA window GATGCGCTGCCGTGGGCGAACCGGGAGGCCTTCTGCCGGGAAATGTTCGAGCACGCACTGACGACTCGCGAGCGAGCGCTCGATGCGGGTGGCCAGTGGCTGTTCGATCGCGGTCTAGTGGATGTGCTGGGGTATGCACGGCTCTGCGGCCTGCCGATGACGGACGAGCTGGAAGCCGCCGCGCAGCAACTGCGCTACGCACCAACCGTGTTCCTCGCGCCCGCGTGGCAAGCCATCTACCGCAACGATGCCGAACGTCGGCAGGGCTTCGCCGAGGCGCAGCGAACGGCGGCGGTGATGGCCAAGGTGTATGAGGAATTGGGGTATCGGCTGCTGGAGTTGCCGCTGTGCAGTCCGCAGGAGCGCGCGGCGTTCGTCCTGGCGCACTGCCCTTTGTAGGAGCGAGCTTGCTCGCGAACCTTTCCCCCCGAGGGAATCGAGCCGGGCGTTCGCGAGCAAGCTCGCTCCTACAGGTTCTTCGTTTCAATAAAAAACCGGGCCAAGGCCCGGTTCTTCATGACGCGGAGGGCGATCAGGCCTTGGGCAGGGTGACGCCGGTCTGGCCCTGGTACTTGCCGCCACGATCACGGTAGGAGACTTCGCAGGCTTCGTCCGACTGCAGGAACAGCATCTGCGCCACGCCTTCGTGGGCGTAGATCTTCGCCGGCAGGTTGGTGGTGTTGGAGAACTCAAGGGTCACGTGGCCTTCCCACTCCGGTTCCAGCGGGGTCACGTTGACGATAATGCCGCAGCGCGCATAGGTGCTCTTGCCCAGGCAAATGGTCAGCACGTCACGCGGGATGCGGAAGTACTCGACGGTGCGGGCCAGGGCGAAGGAGTTCGGCGGGATGATGCAGACGTCGCTGTTGATGTCCACGAAGCTCTTCTCATCGAAGTTCTTCGGATCGACCACCGCCGAGTGAATGTTGGTGAACACCTTGAATTCTGCGGCGCAGCGCACGTCGTAGCCGTAGCTGGAAACGCCGTAGGAAATCACCCGGCTGTCATCGGCACCGCGAATCTGGCGCTCGACGAACGGCTCGATCATGCCGTGCTCCTGAGCCATGCGGCGAATCCACTTGTCCGATTTGATGCTCATGGCGGGTGTCCTGTGCGGCGGTTGAAAAAAGAAGGCGAATCTTACCGGCAGGCGCGCCAGCCGGCAAAGGGGCGCGCCCGGTGGCATTGTCGCGCCTTCAATCGTCGCTGATGGAAATATTCGGCATGGCCGGCGCGGCCTTCTCGCTCAGGGCGATGCGGGCGCCGACACAGCGCGCGGTTTCCTGGTAGATCATCGCCAGCTGGCTTTCCGGGTCGGCAACCACAGTGGGCTTGCCGCCGTCGGCCTGCATGCGGATGGCCATGGACAACGGCAGCGAGGCCAGCAGGTCGACGCCGAACTGCGCCGCCAGCTTCTCGCCGCCGCCTTCGCCGAACAGGTGCTCGGCATGGCCGCAGTTGGAGCAGATGTGCACAGCCATGTTCTCCACCACGCCCAGCACCGGGATGTTGACCTTGCGGAACATTTCCACGCCCTTCTTGGCGTCCAGCAGGGCCAGGTCCTGCGGAGTGGTGACGATCACCGCACCGGCCACCGGGACCTTCTGCGCGAGGGTCAGCTGGATGTCGCCGGTACCCGGCGGCATATCGATGACCAGGTAATCCAGGTCGTTCCAGGCGGTCTGGGTGATCAGTTGGATCAGCGCACCGGAAACCATCGGGCCGCGCCAGACCACCGGGGTGTTGTCGTCGGTGAGGAAGGCCATGGACATGACTTCCACGCCGTGGGCTTCCAGCGGGATGAACCACTTCTGGTCGCGAATCTTCGGCCGGGTGCCTTCGGGGATACCGAACATGATGCCCTGGCTCGGGCCATAGATGTCGGCGTCGAGGATGCCGACCTTGGCACCTTCGCGGGCCAGCGCCAGCGCGAGGTTCGCGGCGGTGGTGGACTTGCCCACGCCGCCCTTGCCGGAGGCCACGGCGATGATGTTCTTCACGTTGCTCATGCCCGGCACCTGGGCCTGGGCCTTGTGCGCGGCGATGTGGGTTTCCACCCTGACCTGGGCCGAGTCGACGCCGTCCAGCGCTTCCAGGGCCATCTGCACGGTCTGCGCCAGGCCATTCCTGAACAGGCCGGCGGCGTACCCCAGCTCCAGGGTCAGCGAGACACGTCCGCCCTGGATGTCCAGCTCGTGCAGGTAGCCGGCGTCCAGCAGGTTCTGGCCGGTGTGGGGGTCGTTGATCTGGCGGAGGACGGCCTCCACAGTGGCACGGGTAACGGCGCTCATGGGTACTCCCGATGAAAGACTGAGCAGAATAGGCGGGCATCTTACGCCTCTCGTCCGCCCCTTGCTCGGTATCATCAGGGGTAGGCCGGGTTCGCGAGCAAGCTCGCTCCTACGAAAAGCAGGCAGGAGCGGCACGAATCTGTAGGAGCGAGCTTGCTCGCGAACAGTCCAAGCGCCCATGGTTCAAGGACGAACGCCTCCACAGCCAGGCGGCCCGCGGATGAAAATTTCGCCCCAGCCCTATATAGTTGCCGATTCCCTCGTTTTAACCGGAACGGCCGATCATCATGTCCGAAGCCCGCAAGATCCTCGTCACCAGCGCCCTGCCCTACGCCAATGGTTCGATCCACCTCGGTCACATGCTGGAGTACATCCAGACCGACATCTGGGTTCGCTTCCAGAAGATGCGTGGCAACCAGGCGGTGTACGTGTGCGCGGACGATGCCCACGGTTCGGCCATCATGCTGCGCGCCGAGCGCGAAGGCATCACCTCCGAGCAACTGATCGACGGCGTGCGCGCCGAGCACATGGGCGATTTCGCCGACTTCCTGGTGGAGTTCGACAACTACCACTCGACCCACTCGGAAGAGAACCGCGAGCTGTCCTCGGCCATCTACCTGAAGCTGCGCGACGCCGGCCACATCGCCACCCGCCCGGTGACCCAGTACTTCGACCCGGAAAGGCAGATGTTCCTGGCCGACCGCTTCATCAAGGGCACCTGCCCCAAGTGCGGCACCGCCGACCAGTACGGCGACAACTGCGAATCCTGCGGCGCGACTTACTCGCCCACCGAGCTGAAGGACCCGAAATCGGCGATCTCCGGCGCCACCCCGGTGCTCAAGGAGTCGCTGCACTATTTCTTCAAGCTCCCTGACTTCCAGGCCATGCTGCAGCAGTGGACCCGCAGCGGCGCCCTGCAGGAGTCGGTGGCCAACAAGCTCGCCGAATGGCTGGATTCCGGCCTGCAGGAGTGGGACATCTCCCGCGACGCGCCCTACTTCGGCTTCGAGATCCCCGATGCGCCGGGCAAGTACTTCTACGTCTGGCTGGACGCGCCGATCGGTTACATGGCCAGCTTCAAGAACCTCTGCGCACGCCGTCCGGAGCTGGACTTCGACGCCTACTGGAAGCAGGGCTCCGACGCCGAGCTGTACCACTTCATCGGCAAGGACATCGTCAACTTCCACGCGCTGTTCTGGCCGGCCATGCTCGAAGGCGCCGGCTACCGCAAGCCGACCGCGCTGAACGTGCACGGCTACCTGACCGTCAATGGCCAGAAGATGTCCAAGTCGCGCGGCACCTTCGTCAAGGCGCGCACCTACCTGGATCACCTGGACCCGGAATACCTGCGCTACTACTACGCCTCCAAGCTGGGCCGCGGCGTGGACGACCTCGACCTGAACCTTGAGGACTTCGTGCAGAAGGTCAACTCCGACCTGGTCGGCAAGGTAGTGAACATCGCCAGCCGTTGCGCCGGCTTCATCCACAAGGGCAACAACGGCCTGCTGGTGGACGCCAACCCCGCGCCGGAACTGGCCCAGGCCTTCAAGGACGCGGCGCCGAGCATCGCCGCCGCCTACGAAGCCCGTGACTTCGGCCGCGCCATGCGCGAGATCATGGCCCTGGCCGACCAGGCCAACGCCTGGATCGCCGACAAGGCGCCCTGGTCGCTGAACAAGCAGGAAGGCAAGCAGGACGAAGTCCAGGCGATCTGCGCCCTGGGCGTGAACCTGTTCCGCCAGCTGGTGATCTTCCTCAAGCCCGTACTGCCGAAGCTGGCCGTTGCCGCCGAAGCCTTCCTCAACGTCGCCCCGCTGAAATGGGCCGACCACGAGCAACTGCTGGCCAATCACCAACTGAACCCGTTCAACCCGCTGATGACCCGTATCGAGCCCGCGAAAATCGAAGCCATGATCGAAGCCTCCAAGGAAGACCTCCTCGCCAGCGCCCCGAAACCTGCGGGCAACGGTGAACTGACCAAGGACCCGCTCGCCGCGGAAATCAACTTCGACGCCTTCGCCGCCGTCGACCTGCGCATCGCGCTGATCGAGAAGTGCGAGTTCGTCGAAGGCGCCGACAAGCTGCTGCGCCTGTCCCTGGACATCGGCGACGAGAAGCGCAACGTGTTCTCCGGCATCAAGAGCGCCTACCCGGACCCAAGCAAGCTCGAAGGCCGCCTGACCCTGTACGTGGCCAACCTGGCCCCGCGCAAGATGAAGTTCGGCGTCTCCGAGGGCATGGTCCTGGCCGCCGGCCCCGGTGGTGAAGAAATCTACCTGCTCAGCCCGGACAGCGGCGCCAAGCCGGGCCAGCGCGTCAAGTAAGCATCGGACGGCAAGGAGGCCATCGATGAAACTGCACCACTGGGCAGCGCTCGCCCTGAGCGCCGCCCTCGCCGGCTGCGGCGCTCCCTCGGAGCACGCTGCCGGTTCCGGCGCCGCTTTCCAGGGGGAAGCGGCGAAGGCCGGTTCCTTCCTCGCCTATGAACACCAGGTCGGCATCCGCCTGGCCAGCGAGCGTATCGACGCGCAGCTGGCCGCCTCCCGCGATGCCTGCACCCAGGTCCGTTTCGGCCCCTGCGAGCTGATCGCCATCGAGCAGAGCGGCGACAGCCAGATGCGCAACGCGCATCTCGTGGTTCGCATCGTCCCCGAAGGTGTGGAAAAGCTCGTCGCCCTCGCGGCCGAAGGCGGCCAACTGCAAAGCCGCCGCACCCAGGCCGAAGACCTCGCCCAGGCGGTGAGCGACAACCAGCAGCTGCGCGAGCGCCTGGAGCGTGAGTACCAGACCCTGCAAGGCTTCCAGGGCCGCAAGGACATGAGCGTCAGCGACCTGCTGGCCCTGGCCAAGGCCACCGCCGAAGTCGAGCAGCAATTGCAGGCCGCCCGCCAGGACTCCGCCCAGCAGCAACGACGCATCGCCACCAACCTGCTGACCCTGGATTTCTCCAGCGAATACCAGCCGACCGGGCGCTGGTCACGCATCGGCAAGGCCTTCGGCAACTCGCTGGACGAGCTCACCGACGGCACCGTCAATGCCATCCAGGTCGCCGCCTTCGGCCTGCCGCTGCTGGTCGTGCTGCTGGTCGCCGGCCTGATCCTGCGCTGGTTGTGGCGAAAACTCGGTTCCAGGCGCGCCGCGAACAAAGCATGAAGAAATCCAACATCGTCTTCACCACCCTGCTCACCGGCGGGGTGCTCTACAGCGTGCTGCACCACAACCCGGTGTACCGCGACCTCTACGCCAACCGCGAGGACTGCCTGAAGGACTGGGGCAACACGCCTAACGCTTGCGAGCCGGAATCTGCCAGCAGCAGCGGCGGAAGCTACGGCGGCAGCAGTTCCGGTCGTTATCGCGGGCCGAGCTACGAGGAAGGTTCACGGCCGAAGACGGCGCAAACCTACCAGGTACAGTCGCGGCAGCTGGTCACCCGTGGTGGCTTCGGCCACTCCGGCGCGCGTTTCTCCGGGGGCGGCTGATGCGTCGCCTGGCGATGACGCCGCGCCCCGACTGGCGCGAGCGCTGTGAAGCGGTCGGCTTCACCTTCCATAGCATCGACGGCCTGTACTGGGACGAGTCGGTGGCCTACGAGTTCAGCCTCGAACAGATCGAAACGCTGGAGGCCGCCAGCGAAGACCTGCACCAGCGCTACCTGGAATGCGTGGAATGGGTGATCCGCACCGGCCACTTCGAGCCCTTCCAGCTGCCGCCGGGTGCCCGCGAGGAAATCATCCGCTCCTGGCAGCGCCAGGACCCGAGCCTCTATGGCCGCTTCGACTTCGCCTGGAACGGCGAAGGCCCACCAAAGATGCTGGAGTACAACGCCGATACCCCCACAGGCCTGCTGGAAGCCAGCGTGGTGCAGTGGCAATGGCTGAACGACGTGAACCCGGCCGCCGACCAGTTCAACTCGCTGCACGAGAAGCTGATCGCGCGCTGGAAGGCCATCGCCCCCGACGGCACGCTGCACTTCACCGCCATCGACGGCCACGAGGAAGACACCGGCAACGTCCTCTACCTGCTCGACACTGCGCACCAGGCCGGCCTGCCGACGCGCTACCTGCCGCTGGAGTTCATCGGCCACCACGCCGCGCGCGGCACCTTCATCGACCAGTACGAGCAGGACATCCGTCACTGCTTCAAGCTCTACCCTTGGGAATGGCTGCTGCAGGACAGCTTCGCCGAGCACCTGGAACGCAGTGATGTGCGCTTCCTGGAACCGGCCTGGAAGCTGCTGATGTCGAGCAAGGCCATGCTGCCAATCCTCTGGAAGCTCAACCCCGGCCATCCGAACCTGCTACCGGCCAGCTACCGCCAGGACATCCCCGGCGCCTACGTGCGCAAGCCGCTGTATTCGCGTGAGGGCGAGAACATCCGCATCGTCGCCGGCGATCTGCAGCTGGAAAGCGACGGCCCCCACACCGACGCGCCCTGCGTCTACCAGGGCTACGCACCGCTGGCCAACCACGAAGGCAACTACGCCGTACTCGGCTGCTGGGTGATCGACGGCCAGGCCGCCGGCCTGGGCATCCGCGAGGACGCCAGTGCCATCACCCGCGACAGCAGCCGCTTCGTCCCCCACTATTTCGTCTGAAGGATTTGCCATGAACCTGCTGCAGACCCTGCCCAACTTCCTCGCGTATTTCGCCGCGGCCATTGGCCTGTTCGGCCTGTTCACCAGCCTCTACATCCGCCTGACGCCCTATGCGGAAATCCAGCTGATCCGCCAGGGCAACCTCAGTGCCGCCGTGGCGCTGGTCGGCACCTTGCTCGGCTTCGCCCTGCCGCTGGCAAGCGCCATCGCCCACAGCGTCAGCATCATCGACATGCTGATCTGGGGCGCGATCGCCATGCTGGTGCAGGTGCTGGTATTCCTCGGGCTGTCGCGCCTGGTGCCGGAGCTCAAGGGCGGCATTGCCGACAACACCCTGGCCCACGGCGTGTTCCTCGGCGGCGCCTCGCTGTGCGTGGGGCTGCTCAACGCTGCCTGCATGACCTACTGAGCGTCGCAGTCCACATCGCCGCCGCCCAGGTGCTCGAAGCCTTCCAGGTAGAGGCAGGAGGCGTCTTCGGCGCAGTCCTGCAGCGAGGCGTTGCTCAGGTTTTCCCGTGACGTCGGGTCTTCCAGGTTCACGTCCGGGAAGATGTCCGCGACTTCTTCCGCGGTCATGATCTTGTCGAAGGTGACGTTGACCGACTGCAGGCGCCCATATTCCCAGTCCAGGTCCACGGCCGTGATGTGCGGATTCAGCTGCCGCGCCAGCGCTTCGGGCAACTGCGGGCCGGCGTAGCTGAGGTCGGTGTCATGGCAGGCGTCACCCCAGTTGCTCAGCTTCCTGCTGGCGGCGCAGTTGAACTGTGCGTCGGCGTGACCGGCGCGCTGTTCCAGAAGACAGGCGAAGTCGGCCACAGTCATGCGCGGCCAGCTGACCAGATCGGCGATGGTGAAAGGCGCGGCATGCGCCAGGCCACTGGATAGCAACAGACAGAGGACAGCCAGACTGCGAGGTATGCGGGCGGGCATAGCGACTTCCATGAAGGGAACCGACGGGTTCGGCAGCCGCCGATATTCCTCCCGCCGGGCCCGGCGCCGCAACAGATTTCCCATCGGCGAGATTGCCCATACGACCCTATGCGCATAACCTATGCGCATCTACCGTGGAGGTGCCCATGCACACGACCTACGACCCTCAAGCGCCGAAGAAAGCCACCAACCTGAGCCTCAACAGCGACCTGCTGAAACAGGCCCGCGAACTGGACGTGAACCTCTCGGCGGTACTCGAGGAGGCGCTGGCCGATGTGGTCAAGGAGCGCCTGGGCCAGCGCTGGCTGGAACAGAACCGCGAAGCCATCGAGACCTACAACCAGCACGTCGAGGAAAACGGCGTGTTCAGTGATGGGCTACGGAGCTTCTGATGAAGCAGTTCGACCTCTACCGCAATGACAACCCGCGCACCCGCGAGGCAATGCCCTTGCTGCTGGACGTGCAGAGCGACCTGCTGGACTCGCTGAACACGCGCATGGTGATTCCACTCAGCCGTGCCAAGGGCCTGGCCGGCATCAACCGGCTGATGCCGGAGGTGACCGTGGGCGAAGAACGGCTCCTGCTGCTGACCCCGCAGATGGCCGGTATCTCCCGCCGCGAACTGGGCGAGCCGGTGGGCAGCCTCGCGCACCTGCGCCTGCAGATCATCGCCGCCATCGACCTGCTGATCAGCGGTATCTGACCATGAACGTTTTCCGCCCACGCGCAGCTGCCGGTGCCCGGCGATGACCGAACTCGCCCTGATCCTGGTCAGCGCCATCCTGGTCAACAACTTCGTGCTGGTGCAGTTCCTCGGCATCTGCCCGTTCATGGGCGTGTCGCGCAAGATCGAGGCGGCGTTTGCGCTGGCCCTGGCGACCACCTTCGTCCTCACCCTCGCCTCGGCCATCAGCTACATCCTGCAGCGCTACGTGCTGCAACCGCTGGACCTGGAGTTCCTGCGTACCATCGGCTTCATCCTGGTAATCGCCCTGGTGGTGCAGTTCACCGAACTGCTGGTGAAGAAGACCAGCCCGCTGCTGGCTCGCGGGCTGGGCATCTTCCTGCCGCTGATCACCACCAACTGCATCGTGCTGGGCGTGGCCCTGCTCAATGCCCGCAAACCCGAATTCGGCTTCCTGCAGTCCATCTTCCAGGGATTCGGCGCCGGGCTGGGCTTCACCCTGGTGCTGGTGCTGTTCGCCGCCCTGCGCGAGCGCATCGCCATCGCCGACGTACCCAAGCCATTCAAGGGTGCGGCCATCGGCATGATCACCGCCGGGCTGATGTCGCTAGCGTTCATGGGCTTCAGCGGGCTGCTCAAGCCATGATCGCGGCGCTGCTGATCATCCTGCTCTGCCTCGCCGGCGCCGTGGCGCTGCGCCTGGCGTCGGCGCGGGTGAAGGTCGCTGACGAATCGATCGCCATGCAGATCAACGACCTGCTGCCGCAAACCCAGTGCGGCCAGTGCGGCTATGCCGGCTGCAAGCCCTACGCCCTGGCCATCGCCGCCGGCGATGCGATCAACAAGTGCCCGCCCGGTGGCGCCGCGACCATCGCCGCGCTCGCCGACCTGCTGGACGTCGAACCGCTGCCGCTGGACGCCGCCGAGGAAACCCCGCTGCGCGTGGCTTATATCCGCGAAGCGGAGTGCATCGGTTGCACCAAGTGCATCCGTGCCTGCCCGGTGGACGCAATCGTCGGCGCCGCCAAGCTGATGCACACGGTGATCGTCGACGAGTGCACCGGCTGCGACCTGTGCCTGGAACCCTGCCCGGTGGACTGCATCGAGATGCGCGACCTGCCGGTAGGCGTCGCCGACTGGAAGTGGCCGCTGCCGCAGAGCCGACTGATCCACAGCGACCGGGAGCAGGCGGCATGAACATGCAGGTCTGGAATTTCCCGGGCGGCCTGACATTGCCAGCCAACAAGGAGCAATCCACCGCCACGCCGATCCAGCATCCGCCACTGCCACGCCGGCTGGTACTACCCCTGCAACAGCATATCGGTGAGCCCGCGCGCCCCTGTGTCGAAGCCGGCCAGCGCGTGCTCAAGGGTCAGCTGATTGCGGAGGCCAGCAGCGCCATCAGCGCCGCGCTGCATGCGCCGACTTCCGGTGTCGTGGTCGAGGTGAGCGAGCAGCCTTACCCGCACCCATCCGGCCTGACGGCGCCCGCCATCGTCATTGAAAGCGACGGCGCAGAGGAATGGGCCGCGCGCGTGCCTCTGTCCGACTACGCCTCTCTCTCCAGCGTCGAAGTACTGGAGCGCATCCGCCAGGCGGGCATCGCCGGCCTCGGCGGCGCTGGCTTCCCCACCGCTGCCAAGCTGGCCTCCCGCGCGCAGGACGACCTGCACACCCTGATCATCAACGGCGCCGAGTGCGAGCCCTATATCAGCGCCGACGATCTGCTGATGCGTGAGCGAGCCGTCGAACTGGTGGAAGGCATCGAGGTGCTGATGCACGTCCTTCAGCCGCAACAGGTGCTGGTCGGCATCGAGGACGACAAGCCCCAGGCCATCGCCGCCGTGCAGGCCGCCATCGGTGAGCGGAACATCCGGCTGCAGGCGATCCCGACCCGTTACCCTTCGGGCGGCGAACGCCAGCTGATTCAGGTTCTCACCGGCCGCGAAGTCCCTTCCGGCGGCCTGCCGGCGGACATCGGCATGCTCTGCGTGAACGTCGCCACAGCCGTTGCCGTGGCCGACGCCGTGCTACGCGGGCAACCGCTGATCTCGCGCATCACCACCCTGGCCGGCGCCGCGCTGGCTCGCCCGTGCAACGTCGAAGCGCTGATCGGCACGCCGGTGGGCGAGTTGCTGGATTTCGCCGGCCTCGACCTCGGCAAGCTCGACCGGCTGATCCTCGGCGGCCCGCTGATGGGCGACAGCCTGCCGTCGCTCGACGCGCCGCTGCTCAAGACCGCCAACTGCCTGCTGGCCGCCACCCGCGAAGAACTGCCACTGCCGGCGCCAGCCATGCCGTGCATCCGCTGCGGCGACTGCGCGCAGGTCTGCCCAGCCAGCCTGTTGCCGCAGCAGCTGTACTTTTTCGCGGAGGATCACGAGCGACTCGTGGCGCACAACCTGTTCGACTGCATCGAGTGCGGCGCCTGTGCCTACGTCTGCCCGTCAAGCATTCCGCTGGTGCAGTACTACCGCGCGTCCAAAGCCGAGATCCGCGAGCTGGAACAGCGGCAGTTGAAGGCCGAGCAATCACGCCTGCGCTTCGAGCAGCGCCAGGAGCGCCTGCGCAACGAAGAAGATCGGCGCGCCGCCGACCGCCTGGCCCGCCAGGAACGCGCCGCGCGCGTGCAGGAAGACCAGCCCGAGATCGCCTCGCCCAGCGCGCCGGCCGCGCAATCGGTGATCGAACGGGTGAAGGCCGAGAAGTCCGTGGGCAATGCGCCGGACCAGCTCAAGCGCCTGAAGATCGAAGCGAGCATGGCGCAGGTGGCGCTGAAGAAAGCCGAGAAGCAACTGGCCGCCCACGACACCGAACAGCTGCGCGCCCAGGTGGCCGAATTGCGCGTCGCCGCCGAAGAGGCGAGAGCGGCGCTGGCGGCTGCCGAAGCAGAAAGCGCCAGTGCGGAGCCAACTCCCGCTGCCGCTCCGGTCACGAGTGAAGCCGCGCTGAAGAAGGCGAAGATCGACGCCGCCATGGCCCGCGCGCAGCTGAAAAAATCCGAGAAAGCCTTCGGCGAGTCCCCCAGCGAAGAGCAGCGCGCCACCCTCGCCGCCTTGCGCGGGGACGTCGAGCGCATTGAAAGCCAACTCCATCCGTTGCAGGGGATCGACATGCCCATCGAATCGAAAGCCGAGCAGTCCGTCGACGGCGTTCTCGCCCTGCGCCAGGCCAAACTGGCCTATATCGCCCAGCGCGATGCCCTGCGCGCCGCTGAGCGTGAAGGCGCCCCCACCGAGGAGCTGGAGACCATCCGCCACACACTCGCCGCTGCGGAAGCCGCCCTGCACGCCGCCGAGGACGCCAGCGGCAAGGCGCCGCCGGACCTCGTGCGTACCGACAAGCGCCCGATCACCGATGCCCTGCGCACCGCCAAGACCGAACTAGCCTACGCCCGCGCCGACCTGAAGAAGCTCGAACGCGAAGGCGCCGGCGACCCGGCACTGGCCGCGGCTCGCGAGCGCCTGCAAGCAGCGGAACGCGCCATCGCCGAAGCCAGTGGAGAGGCCCCCTGATGAAGCTGCCGCGCATCAGCTCACCCCACGCCACAGGCAGCAACCGCACGCAAAGGGTCATGCTGACGCTGCTGGCCGCCTGCGCGCCCGGCGCTCTGGTACTGATCGCTATGTATGGTGTGGGCACTCTGTTCAACCTGCTCTGGTGCAGCCTGCTCGCCCTCTCCACCGAGGCCGTGATGCTCAAGCTGCGCGATCGGCCGCTGGCATTCTTCCTCAAGGACGGCAGCGCACTGGTCACCGCCGTGCTGCTCGCCCTGGCCTTGCCGCCATACTCGCCGTGGTGGCTGAGCGCGGTCGCCACGGTGTTCGCGCTGATCTTCGGCAAGCACCTCTACGGCGGCCTCGGGCAGAACCCGTTCAACCCGGCGATGGTCGGCTACGCGGTGGTGCTGGTGTCCTTCCCGCAACTGATGAGCCAGTGGCCGGCGCCGGACAGCGCGCTCGGTTTCGGCGAAGGGTTGCGGCAGATCTTCGGGTTCGCCAGCCAGGCGCCGGATGCCTGGGTTGGCGCCACGGCACTGGACGTGGTGCGCAACAACCACAGCCTGACCATGGAAGAACTCCTGGCTCAGTCCCCGGCATTCGGCAGCGTCGGCGGGCGCGGCGTCGAGCTGGTCAACCTGGCCTTCCTCGCCGGCGGCCTGTTCCTGCTCTGGCGCAAGCTGTTCACCTGGCACGCGCCGGTGGGCATGCTCGGCGGGCTGTTCGTCATGAGCCTGCTGTTCTGGAACGGCTCCGGCTCCGACTCCCACGGCTCACCGCTGCTGCACCTGTTCAGCGGCGCGACCATGCTCGGTGCCTTCTTCATCGTCACCGACCCGGTGTCCGGCGCCACCAGCAACCGTGGCCGGCTGGTGTTCGGCATCGGCGTCGGCGTGCTCACCTACGTGATCCGCGCCTGGGGCGGCTACCCCGACGGCCTGGCCTTCGCCGTGCTGCTGATGAACCTCGCCGCACCGACCATCGACGCCTTCACCCGCCCGCGCACCTACGGGCACAAGAAGCCCGAGCAGGGTTTCAAGGCAGGTGAGCAATGAACCGCGAACTGCTCAAGAGCGCCCTGGCACTGGGCCTGGTCGCGCTGATCGCCACGGGCGTGGTGGCGACCGTTCACCAGCTCACCGCCCAGCGCATCGACACCGCCCAGCGTGAGGCGCGTGGCCGCACGCTGCTTGAGCTGCTGCCCCGGGGCAGCTATGACAACCATCCGCTGGAAACCGAAGTCAGCGCTTTCGATCCCAAGCTGCTGGGCCGCGACGAGCCGGCACCCGCTTACATCGCCCGGCTCCGGGGCCAGGCCACGGCGGTCGTACTCCAGCCCGTGGCGCGGGATGGCTATGGCGGCTCGATCCAGTTGCTGG harbors:
- a CDS encoding RnfABCDGE type electron transport complex subunit D; amino-acid sequence: MKLPRISSPHATGSNRTQRVMLTLLAACAPGALVLIAMYGVGTLFNLLWCSLLALSTEAVMLKLRDRPLAFFLKDGSALVTAVLLALALPPYSPWWLSAVATVFALIFGKHLYGGLGQNPFNPAMVGYAVVLVSFPQLMSQWPAPDSALGFGEGLRQIFGFASQAPDAWVGATALDVVRNNHSLTMEELLAQSPAFGSVGGRGVELVNLAFLAGGLFLLWRKLFTWHAPVGMLGGLFVMSLLFWNGSGSDSHGSPLLHLFSGATMLGAFFIVTDPVSGATSNRGRLVFGIGVGVLTYVIRAWGGYPDGLAFAVLLMNLAAPTIDAFTRPRTYGHKKPEQGFKAGEQ
- the rsxB gene encoding electron transport complex subunit RsxB produces the protein MIAALLIILLCLAGAVALRLASARVKVADESIAMQINDLLPQTQCGQCGYAGCKPYALAIAAGDAINKCPPGGAATIAALADLLDVEPLPLDAAEETPLRVAYIREAECIGCTKCIRACPVDAIVGAAKLMHTVIVDECTGCDLCLEPCPVDCIEMRDLPVGVADWKWPLPQSRLIHSDREQAA
- a CDS encoding CcdB family protein, translated to MKQFDLYRNDNPRTREAMPLLLDVQSDLLDSLNTRMVIPLSRAKGLAGINRLMPEVTVGEERLLLLTPQMAGISRRELGEPVGSLAHLRLQIIAAIDLLISGI
- the rsxG gene encoding electron transport complex subunit RsxG yields the protein MNRELLKSALALGLVALIATGVVATVHQLTAQRIDTAQREARGRTLLELLPRGSYDNHPLETEVSAFDPKLLGRDEPAPAYIARLRGQATAVVLQPVARDGYGGSIQLLVGVTAQGRLLGVRVVAHHETPGQGDRIELGKSDWLHGFDGRSLTDPGDKGWKVKKDGGQFDQFAGATVTPRAVVKATHLALQYFDAHKAELLAPASGENHE
- the rsxC gene encoding electron transport complex subunit RsxC produces the protein MNMQVWNFPGGLTLPANKEQSTATPIQHPPLPRRLVLPLQQHIGEPARPCVEAGQRVLKGQLIAEASSAISAALHAPTSGVVVEVSEQPYPHPSGLTAPAIVIESDGAEEWAARVPLSDYASLSSVEVLERIRQAGIAGLGGAGFPTAAKLASRAQDDLHTLIINGAECEPYISADDLLMRERAVELVEGIEVLMHVLQPQQVLVGIEDDKPQAIAAVQAAIGERNIRLQAIPTRYPSGGERQLIQVLTGREVPSGGLPADIGMLCVNVATAVAVADAVLRGQPLISRITTLAGAALARPCNVEALIGTPVGELLDFAGLDLGKLDRLILGGPLMGDSLPSLDAPLLKTANCLLAATREELPLPAPAMPCIRCGDCAQVCPASLLPQQLYFFAEDHERLVAHNLFDCIECGACAYVCPSSIPLVQYYRASKAEIRELEQRQLKAEQSRLRFEQRQERLRNEEDRRAADRLARQERAARVQEDQPEIASPSAPAAQSVIERVKAEKSVGNAPDQLKRLKIEASMAQVALKKAEKQLAAHDTEQLRAQVAELRVAAEEARAALAAAEAESASAEPTPAAAPVTSEAALKKAKIDAAMARAQLKKSEKAFGESPSEEQRATLAALRGDVERIESQLHPLQGIDMPIESKAEQSVDGVLALRQAKLAYIAQRDALRAAEREGAPTEELETIRHTLAAAEAALHAAEDASGKAPPDLVRTDKRPITDALRTAKTELAYARADLKKLEREGAGDPALAAARERLQAAERAIAEASGEAP
- the rsxA gene encoding electron transport complex subunit RsxA, with translation MTELALILVSAILVNNFVLVQFLGICPFMGVSRKIEAAFALALATTFVLTLASAISYILQRYVLQPLDLEFLRTIGFILVIALVVQFTELLVKKTSPLLARGLGIFLPLITTNCIVLGVALLNARKPEFGFLQSIFQGFGAGLGFTLVLVLFAALRERIAIADVPKPFKGAAIGMITAGLMSLAFMGFSGLLKP